Part of the Benincasa hispida cultivar B227 chromosome 12, ASM972705v1, whole genome shotgun sequence genome is shown below.
ttgtgctaattaattaaataagtattatttaattaattaattgtggaaGAGGAAAATAGGAAAATGATTAGGAAAAAGGTTTGgtctttctctatataaagacctccctatgGTCCCTTTGGGACACACTGATAGTACACAAgtattattgtgcaaaattttttcctaagccacaaaaaaaattctctctacTCCTCAAAAGCCTTTTCTCCTTTTCCTCTCCTAATAATTGAATACCACTtatccttctattggaatcctagagaataatgagGTTACTCTTGTGGTTATGTtcaagattgttcaagaaatcattcgtgttcaagatcgttggaggaaTCGTTCGTTGGAACTTCGAGAGGATCATTCTTGgaacttgggaatctacaaaggtaagaatggttctaatatttttccctaaagcatgctattttaCATGTTCTATTTTAATAcaatgaatttgtttatgtaaaaattgaattacGGGATGCAAGGCATTCTTCACTTCTGCtgcgggattcgatcccttcaagtCTAGGGTCGAAAGCAAGGATTCTAAAGTTGCTAATGCAAGGTTGGCCCTTGAATCTGTTGTAGATGGTTCCTAATTACTTGATAGATGATGGTAATTCTAACTACTGGTCGCATGCTAGAGGTTAAAGGAGTTCAAAGAGATAAAAATGGGTCGTGGATGAATGAATTATGTGTAGGTGGTATGCATTGATTTCCTAGTGGGAACAACAAGCCTATATGAGCCAATGATAATGAATACGGAGATGGTATAAATGTTTGCTAAATCTAAATGTATATGTGATGCGTGAAAAATATGTTCTTTAGTTTATGTTCAATATCTCTCGTTGCAATAGCCACACttaatcctatctctagggtacaTGTGTTGGTTGCAAAGAACAGACAAAAGACATGAACAATTTTATCCCTAAAATTAACTCCACACCCTAACTTGATGCGTTCAACAATTAATTACTCTCTCAAGTGActtaactgttttttttttttactttaatcAAGTAGATTCAAGCATGAATTTTATGCATTCATCAAGTCAGAAAGTTCACAAGCACAAATAACTTAGGAAATAAACAAATGGAGATATGGAGAATGATCGAAAATGAGATTAAATTAAAGATATAAGTTTGATACAAATACTTAATTTAGTTAGTGGAGTGATAAATGAGAATGTAAggaaaaatgaataaatgaaTAAGTCAAGTTGCAaagttcaatctcttgtcctctttggcttgttTTTAATGCTTGCTTTAGCTAACATGATGAAGGTGTTGAatgagatgtctctctcgagcttttcTCCCGCAGCACCTCTTTATTAATAGTGGAAGATGGTGATCGTCCCTCATATTTCTTGCTTGCAGACAGCAGAGGTGAAAACTAACTACTTTGTTAACTGTCTACTGTCTAATTCTCTCTTGTCTAACTCTTTCTCTTGTAGGTAGCTTCTCCTTATATAGGCAATCACTTAGCCACTTGATGATGTGATtgcattaaatttcataccTTGAGACAGTCGCCTGCTACTCTGCTTCAATTAGACGCCGTCAGTCAAATGTCCATGCCTGCAAGTTGATGATGTTGATGTAGTTCGTAAAAGTCGAATGTATCTTCCATGCATCGACTAGTTTGGATGCATACCCCTTGTGTTGGCCTTACCTATAACCATTAGtagatttttttctaattttagcaTTACAATACGTTAGTAAAGCAGTTTTTTCATTTAAAGGATACTTTTGTATGAGTTTATCATATATGTAGAATTcatgcatttttcttttaacaagAGTGCATTTACAATACTAATAACCCaaattgttccaactttgagGGATCGTATCGAGTAATTAAAGTCACTAAGGCTCAACCCAATTCAAGCCCATGGTGATTATTTGGGCCAACTTGGCCCATGTCCAACTTCAGCTCAAGCTCAATATTTGGGACTAAAGCAACTGGGTCCAAGCCCATGTAAGACTCATGGGAagcctctataaatagaggttttacctcttcatttttggggatttttttgGAAGGATTAAAAGCTGAAGCTTTGAAACTCTGAAGATTGAAATTCAAAAGCTCTAAAGATCAAAAGGTTGATGCTTTAAAGATCTGAAGAACACAACTCCCTTAAAGATCAAAAGACATACTAAAGCTCTGAAGTTGGAGCTCCCAAGATCCTAATACTGAAGCTCCCAAGTCTTTAAGACCAAAGTTGTTAAGCTCTCAAGTGTCGAAGGTTGAAGCTTTTCAAGTTCCAAAGACTGAAGCACTCAAGTTCTGAAGAACTGAAAATTGAAACTATTAGAAGCTTCAAAGATTAGAAGATTTCAACAAACTGATTGACCATATCTTCACAACCTACAAGCTGAAGATTCAATCTCCTCAAACTCAAGGAAAAGCTCACAAGCCGATCAACAAACCAGAGGCTTATCCAACCCGATCAACAAGCCAGAGACCGATCCAAGCTAATAAAAAAGCCAGAGCCCAATCCAAGCAAATCAACAAGCCACAAGTCGATCCAAACCGATCGACACACCCAAAGACTACACCAAGCTAATCAATAACTCCAAAGGTCGATCCTCCTAATAAATCATCAAACCCAAGAAGATTAACAAACTTAAGGATTAAAGTTTACTTTTCGAGAGAAATAATCAAAGGgactatgtattagagattgtactcactatattgaagaaattaatacaaatacaaagtttaaaTTTCACAAAATCAATGTCTCCAAAAATCTCGTCGAAGAATATGTATATTATTAATAGGTACCGaactaaaaaaatgtggaaTAAGGTAACATAATTACTTTTTGGgggaaaatattgtttttttttaattataatttaaaatatatacaaaacaatgttttctaaattaacccggTAAAAAAGTCAAGGCGACGTCGTTTAGATCTCTTATTCTCGCTTTCTTTACCATTTCTCCTCTCTTCTCAGTTTCACTGAGGATTTGTCTTGCTGAAGAAGAAATTTGCAGAAAACCCTTGCTTCTTCATCTTTGCACAGCAAAGATCTTGTTCTTTCTCTCGATTTGAGGTCAGATCCATCAGAActatcaattttcttcttccttttcgtTACTCCACcaaaatttttgttcatttacTTTTGTAGTTTGTGGGATTTTCATACAGTAGTCGCGAAGATGACCCAAGACGCCGAGATGAAAGAGCTTCCTGCTCCATTgtcgtcttcttcctcttcaGCTTCCCCCTCAACTCTACAGAGTAAGTAAATTTTACCCATATTTTCTCATTCTTGCTTTTCTGCATTGTTTATTTGAATGCGACTCTTTACTGGTATTTTAGGGATTGGGATATCTTTCGATATATTAGATGTTTAGTCTTTAGAGAATCATTCAATTCTTTAGAGTTCTTTGTTTTGAGATTTATTCGTGATTTCATTTGTCAAACAGATTTGAAAGAGATTGTGTCGCTCACTGAGACCGGTGCCTATGCCCGGGAGGTTCGGCGCATTGTTCGTGCCATTCGTCTAACTATGGCGTTGAGGCGGAAGTTGAAGGCTTCTGTCCTTTCTCAATTTCTGAATCTTGTTTTCCCCTCTGGGTCCGAGGTTCACACTAGGTTATCGTCATTTCTTCCAAAGGTACTTAGAAATCATtagttagttttttcttttgttactGAGTGGGTATGATCAGTGTAAGTTATGGTTCTTGGTGGTAGTGTTCTGAGTCTTCTAATTATTGCATAATTGCTCAGGAGGATGACTGCGAAATGGATGTTGACACCGCAACACAAGCTCCTGCCAAACACCCTTTGCCCGAGATAGAGATATTTTGCTACTTAATTGTGCTAATATTTTTGATTGATCAGAAGAAATATGACGATGTAAGCTTTTATGCAAATGAATTAGTGTTTTTCTCTTATCTCTGAATGACACTATTTAGCTTCCCCCACTGGAACTCTTTTCTACTATCTTCACTTTGTTTTCATATATTAGTACTGTCAAACTCCcattttattaaatgatttattGTCTGCTTTCTGTGCAAGATTGAAATTGTGTCAAGTTGCATTTGAAACGCGTGAATTTATTAActtatatttttcctttttctttaaaaaaaaatggtgtttttcttattttgccCTTTAACTTTTGGCTGGCTATCCTTACACTCACTGAACATTTCAGGCTAAGGTTTGTGCCTCAGCAAGCATTGCACGGCTTAAGAACCTTAATAGGAGAACAGTCGACGTTTTAGCATCCAGGCTCTACTTCTATTACTCCCTCAGCTATGAACTCACTGGTGATCTTTCTGAAATAAGGGGGTGAGTTTATCATCTAAATTGTAATAGGGTGGGGGTAGTTAATTTTTTATGCCTCTGTATGGGTCCAGTGGTTTTAATTTGGAGTATAGAAATGAGGATGAATGTGTATTTGAATAGATTTCTCTACTGTATATAGATCTTTATCTTATAACATGGGAAATGTTGATTGACAGTAACCTCCTAGCCCTGCATCGCATTGCAACCTTGCGCCGTGATGAATTGGGTCAGGTAGTTCTTCAAATCTTTTCAGTACATACCACCATGAGTTTATTATGGCACCTTATGCATGGACAACAATGTGATGTAGGAAACCCTCCTTAACCTTCTACTTCGTAATTACCTCCACTACAACCTCTATGATCAAGCAGAGAAGTTGAGGTCCAAGGCACCCCGGTTTGAAGCTCACTCAAATCAGCAGGCAAGTCTTATGTTCCTAGttttgttttaatctttttctttattctaAGGAAATAAGTATCTGTGGGTTCTAAAAATTCTTTTATGATTTATCAGATCTCAGGCAGCATTGTGTTCAATGGAATGCTTGTAATAGTCTAATAGATGTAAAGGTTTACTTGAACAGAATCTGTTATAGTTTGTACAACTGTGTTATTGAGTTCTAGAAGATAGTCTAATAGATGTAACCCAACCATCATTTAAATAGTTTAGAGCTTGTATGGTATgcaatttaaattatgttttatgtttttagattcattgagtcaaatggattcaacaaatatatatttggCAGATTTGTTCTCGAAAACTGTTTTTGGATTCTATGTACAAAATagtgaaaattatgaaaacaatATTTCTGTTTTTAGTGGTCATatcttgaatttgaaattttaaaacgCATGCTTACACTAGATAAAAACAAAGTCTTTAATAATAGTATTTCATGCTATATGctaatttcatttttgttacattgaaataggcataatttaatatattataaagcATATGAtattgtaaaattataattattcaacatttctaacATAAAACTTGTTTGTAAACTATTTTATAATAGTTCATATTCAACCTAATATTTTCTTGATAAtgacaacttttttttattgtttatgcttatagaaaaaactatatttgtagttttaaaatatattatcaaatacaTGTTGAACAACTGCTTAAATTGGGATACAATTTCCAAACCTGCTACCAGATATGTATGTCTGGAAACACGGAAAAAATAAGATTCAACTTTCTTCTTCATCGAAtcctttattttcatgtttatatttttagataaCAAAACTCACCCTTGGGTAACTTGATGTTGAAATTGATAAAGTTGACATGATTTGCCATATGCTTATGAAGTTTTAGTATATGGCATTGTCTTCGTATGTGAAATCATAATAATCTAGGCATCATATTTTGAAAGCGATGTTTTTTTGAGGTTGACTTTCTTGCCTGCTTTAGTATTAGAACTTCAGTTATAAGCTAGAATGCAAGATATCTTATAATGATTGGTTATTACAGTTCTGTAGGTACCTGTTTTACCTTGGCAAGATCAGGACCATTCAGCTGGAGTATACAGATGCAAAGGAGTCTCTTCTACAAGCTGCTCGGAAAGCACCCATTGCAGCTCTTGGTTTTCGAGTGCAATGCAACAAATGGGCAATCATTGTTCGCTTGCTGCTAGGAGAAATCCCGGAGAGGACCGTTTTCATGCAGAAAGGCATGGAGACAGCTCTGAGGCCATACTTTGAACTTACAAATGTAATTTTTATTGGTTAATTTTGATACTTCACagttattttctttcattaaatttaaaGTTTGTGGTATCATTTCTTTTCCCTCAACAAAAATGAAGTATCTGTTTCTTACTAAAGGTGAGGTTTTGGTAGGCCCCCGGTGATGAATGTATATTGTAGGAAGAGGATGGGGGAATCAGGGAATGTTGTGGTAATGTGTGATTCTTGTTAGTGGGCCCATAGGTTAGTTGCTGATTGGTTATAGGTAGTACATACGAATGGGAAGATACATACAGCTGGAGGAATAACATATACCGGCTTAagtattaattttggttttgaatTTTCTATAGTTCGTCATCTAGTCAAGATAATGGCAGTGTGATTTCAGtttattctgtttttttttttaaataacaatgCTTTTCTTTTCAGGCTGTGAGAATTGGCGACTTGGAGCTTTTCAGGACCGTTGCTGACAAGTTCTCGAGTACTTTCAGCTCAGATCGAACCAACAACTTGATCGTGAGGCTGCGACATAATGTCATTAGGACTGGGCTTCGCAACATTAGCATTTCTTATTCACGTATTTCTCTGGTCGACATTGCTAAAAAGCTTAGGTTGGACTCACCAAATCCTGTTGCTGATGCTGAGAGTATTGTCTCCAAGGCAATCCGAGATGGAGCAATTGATGCAACAGTCGATCATGCAAACGGATGGATGGTATCAAAGGAGACTGGCGATATTTACTCTACCAATGAGCCTCAGATTGCTTTCAACTCAAGGATTGCGTTTTGCCTGAATATGCATAATGATGCAGTTCGTGCCCTTCGGTTTCCACCAAATTCACACAAGGAAAAAGAAAGCGCTGAGAAAAGGAGAGAAAGGCAACAGCAGGAGCAAGAACTTGCAAAACACATAGCCGAAGAAGATGATGACGACTTTTAGCTGCTTATTTAATCTGGGGGAAATGGTACGAATCCTTGGTGCATTAATGAAATAATACAGTTTTATTTAGAATTTCTGGGGAGAAATTTTTTGATGCATTGGTTCAGATGGCCCTCACTGTTTTCTTTATAATCAATTATTTGTGTTTGTAATGCCGGCTGCAACTCTTTTCACTTATGGAATGCCCTTGAGATGTCTTATACTTACCCTTCTCAATTGTAACTTGAGCTTTGGGATTGCATCTGCAAGTAGAAAATTTGTTGAGAAATCGTCAGACAGATTtaggaaaactatttttacaaatttttaaaaaagatgttagttttgtaaggtaaaaatttaaatgtgttattttttttacaatttttcacGATTGTTCTCGTAGTTGATATAACTTTTGCTGGTTTTACTTTTACTTGCAATTAATTTCATCATTGGATttggtaaaaattaaaatacgaCCATATCTTGAAATCAGTGTTCTAAAATAACagttttttctttcctttaaaaaaggaaaaaaagaatattaaGAGTGCATGGGGAGTGCCCTGATCAGCCTACATTCGTTATTTTTACCAACCAATTTATGCTTAAGACTGGCTCTCTTAAGTTAGTAGCCATGACGGTCTGATCCCATTTtcgtttttccttttttttttttttttttttttttactcaccttgaatttaaggtttaaaatatcaatattttaattctaaaaacaaaaatcgatGAAAATATCAATGTTGATAAATacatttgacaaaaaaaatcaattaaaaagtttacaaggatatttaaatgaataaaaaaaaattaatttttaagcaacatatttattatttatattttatttgtataagggaccttttgtagCTTATTTAAAAATGTCAATGTCGAacctaaaaaattgtaaaaaaatattgataaggATATCGACACGACAACAAAAATTTAATTCGTCCCTTCTAAAGAAagttcttataaatagaaaattctcaaaaatatttatacttcaacaaaaaaaaaaaattcaaaagtatttttgtacaaatatattttaaaaagccTCCTTCTAACTTctaattctttcattttctcaatttttaccTCTACATTATAGATGAATATAGATGAAGTGATTTTCGAGATGGGACCAATGAGAAGAAATAACATAATACCCAAACGAGGCTTCAGCTGACAAAGTTTTGCATTAGTCTTTAGGCAACTTctcaaactaaataaataaaatgaaagatcccgatataaaatattatttcttACGGTGAAaagtaatttaaatatttcttatGGCGTTCTAGATATCATTGAGAAGAGTATTGACAAATTCATCATCAGATTATAAAATAGAGCATAGTTTTATCGAAACTAAGAGTTATAAACAAATGTCGGAACAATAAGCTCAGCCTTGTATCGATTTAAAAATACTGTTTCGAAAAGAAAATCCATCTCAACTAGCACTAATCGAGTCAAACACCTTCTAAGCTAAATACTAAAAATTCAAACCGTTTCAGTATTGGTTATTTTTCCTTAATCAATTTCAAAAACATTATTTTCGATTAAAAACTTGAGCTGAATTTGAAACACTTAAACTTGCACCCATACGAGCAATTTAACAGGTAACAGTCATTCAGAAGCATTGCAGAAATCAAATATGCAATAAGAGTAACAAAACTTCAATGACTCCAAAGTGAGGCACAAGATGGATAACTGCCAGGTTCAGTATTCATAAAGTATTAAACATAGTACTAAACGATAAAGTTGAATCCCCAAAATAACTCCGTAATCACCAAAAACTTGCTTCTAAGCCACGAGGGTGCTGGCCGTGGTGGATTCACTGTAAAAAAAACACCCACATTCAATTAGACAGTTCAGTATTGAAGGACAAAGCTTTAGACAATTTCACATCCAAACTAAGTAAACAACAAATAAGTATCAGCAAAAATATCACAAACCAACAAGTTTATAtgtcatcaacattttgtttaagACCCTCAAAGGTGTCTGTCTAAATTTGAGAAGTTGGGAGATACACACACTTACAAGTTGTTTGGGCCTCATAGCCCACTTCATGTTTGGGACTCCAATTATATTATAGTTGGTGTTTGCAATTATTATAACCTACAATTAACTATCGTAGTACTATTTCAAATCAAATCCCTCTTCATTACATTGTTTACGATTTCCTACTCATCATCCTTCTCCCTCTTTGTTAtcatgtttactatttcctaccTAGACTAAAATAGTCTGTACCCCAAATTAATATAACCTAGGGGACTATCCTAAGACTGATAACCACCTCTTGCtacagtaaatattattttgtaatctCCAATTAGCTACGGTCAACAATATTTCAAAACCTCCATTTTCTACAGTTTTTACTGTTTtaccttcatcatttttttattgtttactataatgtttactattttcttctcaaactaaaagaGTTTATATCTCAAACACATATCATTATAACcgaaactaaaataatctacacctaagacacaaactattataactcaactataataacctatgactataataatcaatttcTTGCTCCAAATGCCCCCCTATAGACTTTTATAACCTACTGATTATAACCAACTCAGTGCCCCAGCCTACAGCCAAATAACTTCTTAACCACTGTTTTATCTTATTGCTGGCTTTGAGATCGCCTAACCATCCTCGGGAGTTTAGAAACATCACAAAGCTAGATTTTAGTTCATATTATGAGATAAATCTAGTTGTTGCCACGCACCTATACCTCCCCCTATGATTAAATCAATCCCCCACCATCCCCAGTTGTTgcactaaaaaaaagaaagatccAGTTGCTGTTTTGATACTGAACCGACCAGGTATTCACTGGTTATCATACTTCATacctaatttttcttttgaccTTCTCTTTACAGAAGCTGACTGGCAATTTAGAAGCTAAAGATCAGCAGCATGTGAGAATCTGAGCTTAATCTAAGCAACATTTTCATGCAAAGTGCAGTAAATAATTCACGTTCTTCTGTGCCTCAAAATACTTACTACTTCCAAACAGGGGGAAGCTTCTTTGTCTTCTTGTAATACCGGGCCAGGCGATGGATCCTGCTCTCCACTAAAATCAACCTGAATTTGGAATCCTTGTCTTTCCTGTTCCTCTCCAAATGCTTTCTGATTGAAACAGCTTTCTTAATGAGATGGTAAAGATCCTCCGGGATTTCAGGAGCTAGACCTGAGGCGAGGAAGACAAAAATGGCCATAAAAATCACAGAATCCTTCGACTCAAGTATAAAAGAGGAAATTCAGTGAGGAAGGATAGATGGGGGGCTCACCATGAGCCTTTAATATGCGCAAAATTTTGCTTCCAGTAACACTTTTGACCTGAGCAATGCCATGAGAATCACGGAGAATAACACCAATTTGAGATGGTGTCAAACCCTTCTTGGCAAATTTGCAAATGTTTTCGGCAACCTGCAAGGTTATTAGAAAAGACATTCATTTCTACAGATGGTACAGAATTTAACCTTCTTATTGAGAATGACTAATATTTAAAATGACATTCAAGAGCAACCATCAAAATTTGGCGCTCAGATGATACTCAAAAACATGTCACCATATACTCCACTAAAATTAACtgcaatttcaaatttttgtgcCAATCACATGAACCATCTTCGTGATCAAAGAATAAGAACCTAGGGCATTTTCCAGCTGAAGAACTGAAACATTATAAGAACATTGAAAACCTCAATATTAACTCATGATTAAATTAGCTGAAATCTACATTTTATCAGACATTTTCGATTCAATAGTTTTCTATTCCTGGTCAATTATAACGATCGAAGCccaatccaaaataataaataaaaataacaagtTGGCGAGGAATTCTCACATCCTGAGCAGAGATCTTCAACCAACTAGGCGGCGTCCTCTTGTAAGGCAGTGCCGAAGCTGAAATACCCTTACTGCAAATGCAAAGAAGCAgagtaaataaaaaagaagaaaaaccatTTGGAAGTTGTAATAAACAGATTTTTCGATGAAGCTTAAAAGCAAGATTTCTTCATTGAAAGTAAATACGAACCCTCGACTGTGCATACGACCCATTGCGACGGCGCGTA
Proteins encoded:
- the LOC120068489 gene encoding probable 26S proteasome non-ATPase regulatory subunit 3 is translated as MTQDAEMKELPAPLSSSSSSASPSTLQNLKEIVSLTETGAYAREVRRIVRAIRLTMALRRKLKASVLSQFLNLVFPSGSEVHTRLSSFLPKEDDCEMDVDTATQAPAKHPLPEIEIFCYLIVLIFLIDQKKYDDAKVCASASIARLKNLNRRTVDVLASRLYFYYSLSYELTGDLSEIRGNLLALHRIATLRRDELGQETLLNLLLRNYLHYNLYDQAEKLRSKAPRFEAHSNQQFCRYLFYLGKIRTIQLEYTDAKESLLQAARKAPIAALGFRVQCNKWAIIVRLLLGEIPERTVFMQKGMETALRPYFELTNAVRIGDLELFRTVADKFSSTFSSDRTNNLIVRLRHNVIRTGLRNISISYSRISLVDIAKKLRLDSPNPVADAESIVSKAIRDGAIDATVDHANGWMVSKETGDIYSTNEPQIAFNSRIAFCLNMHNDAVRALRFPPNSHKEKESAEKRRERQQQEQELAKHIAEEDDDDF
- the LOC120092716 gene encoding 40S ribosomal protein S13, with the protein product MGRMHSRGKGISASALPYKRTPPSWLKISAQDVAENICKFAKKGLTPSQIGVILRDSHGIAQVKSVTGSKILRILKAHGLAPEIPEDLYHLIKKAVSIRKHLERNRKDKDSKFRLILVESRIHRLARYYKKTKKLPPVWKYESTTASTLVA